In the Mycolicibacterium thermoresistibile genome, one interval contains:
- the lepB gene encoding signal peptidase I — protein sequence MTGSTASDDAEHPPGLDSDTEQAADESAEPKRKHGALREGVILVSIALVMYYVMLTFVARPYLIPSESMQPTLHGCPGCVGDRIMVDKLTYRFSDPQPGDVVVFKGPPNWNIGYQSIRSDNTAVRYLQNALSVIGFVPPDENNLVKRIIAVGGQTVECRNDTGLTVDGRRLDEPYLDPVTMNVPDPSVYPCLGPEFGPVRVPEGRLWVMGDNRTHSADSRAHCTNTPAGVQDGVFCTGDPEAGTIPVENVVGKARFIAWPPARWGGVDSVNPQS from the coding sequence GTGACCGGTTCCACGGCTTCCGACGACGCCGAGCATCCACCCGGCCTCGACTCCGACACCGAGCAGGCGGCCGACGAGTCCGCCGAACCCAAGCGCAAGCACGGCGCACTGCGCGAGGGCGTCATCCTAGTGTCGATCGCGCTGGTCATGTACTACGTCATGCTGACGTTTGTGGCGCGGCCGTACCTGATTCCGTCCGAGTCGATGCAGCCCACACTGCACGGCTGCCCCGGATGTGTGGGCGACCGGATCATGGTGGACAAACTCACCTACCGGTTCTCCGATCCGCAGCCCGGCGACGTGGTGGTGTTCAAGGGCCCACCCAACTGGAACATCGGCTATCAGTCGATCCGGTCCGACAACACCGCGGTGCGGTATCTGCAGAACGCGCTGTCGGTGATCGGATTCGTTCCGCCCGACGAGAATAACCTCGTCAAGCGGATCATCGCGGTCGGCGGCCAGACCGTCGAATGCCGCAACGACACCGGGCTCACCGTCGACGGCCGCCGGCTCGACGAGCCGTACCTGGACCCGGTCACGATGAACGTGCCCGATCCCAGCGTGTACCCCTGTCTGGGGCCGGAATTCGGGCCGGTCCGGGTGCCGGAGGGACGGTTGTGGGTGATGGGTGACAACCGCACGCATTCGGCCGACTCCCGGGCGCACTGCACCAACACCCCCGCCGGTGTGCAGGACGGGGTGTTCTGCACAGGGGACCCGGAGGCGGGCACCATCCCGGTGGAGAATGTGGTGGGCAAGGCGCGGTTCATCGCCTGGCCGCCGGCGCGCTGGGGTGGAGTGGACAGCGTCAATCCGCAGAGCTGA
- a CDS encoding AAA family ATPase — MDARTPPSESPGSFDAAAEIHETHTGVVTMIGARAYKIKKPVLTDFLDFRTVEQREWACRHEVDLNRRLAPDAYLGVAHLSDPQGGPAEPVIVMRRYPDTYRLSSMVRRGEPTELLEQQLTLVAELLADFHRRAERSADIDAGGRPSAISARWQANITELRRYTTTVLPAELISETEHLVNQFITGRSQLFADRIADQRIVDGHGDLLADDIFCQPDGPVLLDCLEFDDRLRHVDGIDDAAFLAMDLEFLGRRDLADHFLAQYRKAADDPAPPGLIRFYIAYRAGVRAKVDCIRADQGSPGADADARRHLDLAVDQLRAGTVRLILIGGGPGTGKTTLARGLGEHIGAPVISTDDVRRELQATGVIEGEPGTFGVGLYSPEKVAVVYDAVLQRAATLLAAGHTVILDGTWREQRDRDRARELARQHAVPMVEFACTVPLKEAEQRIAGRRETTSDATPEIAAAMAEHATGWDAAHRIDTRRPLAETVAEAHAISCLAI, encoded by the coding sequence ATGGACGCTCGCACGCCGCCATCTGAGTCCCCGGGGTCGTTCGACGCCGCCGCCGAGATCCACGAAACCCACACCGGCGTCGTCACCATGATCGGCGCCAGGGCCTACAAGATCAAAAAGCCGGTGCTCACCGATTTCCTGGATTTCCGCACCGTCGAGCAGCGCGAGTGGGCCTGCCGGCACGAAGTCGACCTCAACCGGCGGCTGGCTCCCGACGCCTATCTGGGGGTGGCCCACCTCAGCGATCCGCAGGGCGGACCGGCCGAGCCGGTGATCGTGATGCGCCGCTATCCGGACACCTACCGGCTGAGTTCGATGGTGCGGCGGGGCGAGCCTACCGAGCTTCTGGAACAGCAGCTGACCCTGGTCGCCGAACTGCTGGCGGACTTCCACCGGCGCGCCGAGCGGTCTGCGGACATCGACGCCGGCGGCCGGCCGTCCGCGATCAGCGCGCGCTGGCAGGCCAACATCACCGAACTGCGCCGCTACACCACCACGGTGCTGCCGGCCGAACTGATCAGCGAAACCGAGCATCTGGTGAACCAGTTCATCACCGGCCGTTCGCAGTTGTTCGCCGACCGCATCGCCGACCAGCGCATCGTGGACGGGCACGGCGACCTGCTCGCCGACGACATCTTCTGCCAGCCCGACGGCCCGGTGCTGTTGGACTGCCTCGAATTCGACGACCGACTGCGCCACGTCGACGGAATCGACGACGCCGCCTTCCTGGCGATGGACCTGGAATTCCTGGGCCGCCGCGACCTGGCCGACCACTTCCTGGCGCAGTACCGCAAGGCCGCCGACGATCCGGCCCCGCCCGGGCTGATCCGGTTCTACATCGCCTACCGCGCCGGGGTGCGCGCCAAGGTGGACTGCATCCGCGCCGATCAGGGCAGCCCGGGCGCCGACGCCGATGCCCGCCGGCACCTGGACCTCGCCGTCGATCAGCTGCGCGCCGGGACCGTGCGGTTGATCCTCATCGGCGGCGGCCCCGGCACCGGCAAGACGACCCTGGCCCGCGGGCTCGGCGAACACATCGGCGCCCCGGTCATCTCGACCGACGACGTGCGCCGGGAGCTCCAGGCCACCGGGGTGATCGAAGGCGAGCCCGGAACATTCGGCGTAGGACTGTACAGCCCGGAGAAGGTGGCCGTGGTGTACGACGCGGTGTTGCAACGGGCCGCGACGCTGCTGGCGGCCGGGCACACGGTGATTCTGGACGGCACCTGGCGTGAACAGCGTGACCGGGACCGCGCGCGGGAACTGGCCCGCCAGCATGCGGTCCCGATGGTGGAGTTCGCCTGCACGGTGCCGCTCAAGGAGGCCGAGCAGCGGATCGCCGGGCGCCGCGAGACCACCTCCGACGCCACCCCGGAGATTGCCGCCGCGATGGCCGAGCACGCCACCGGCTGGGACGCCGCGCACCGCATCGACACCCGTCGGCCGTTGGCCGAGACGGTGGCCGAGGCGCACGCCATCAGCTGCCTGGCGATTTGA
- a CDS encoding universal stress protein, with product MSDSAGAIVVGVDGTDQAVGAARWAGAVAAAYGVGLHIVHAMPSLGRNLTEAATAIRAAIMSYQADSSQIFLADAADAVGAERPELTVTTESSRKPANEALIDASRTARMVVLGGNEVTPASALLIGSTTLSVATHAHCPVVAWRGENAAPTDAPVVVGTDGSDPAAAALDAGFEFADRFGRQLRAVRSWPNRLPPGAPSIPFLVDWAALEAAQLTQLTEEVDRHNQRHPDVNVQCFLEPEGPAQAVLEHAADAQLIVVGTRGRNALAGALLGSTSMNLLNHARVPVMVCRGVDEGAS from the coding sequence ATGTCAGATTCCGCCGGCGCGATCGTGGTGGGGGTGGACGGCACCGATCAGGCCGTGGGCGCGGCGAGGTGGGCCGGCGCGGTGGCCGCCGCCTACGGGGTGGGTCTGCACATCGTGCACGCGATGCCGTCGCTGGGACGCAACCTGACCGAGGCGGCCACCGCGATCCGCGCCGCGATCATGTCGTACCAGGCGGATTCGTCTCAGATCTTTCTCGCCGACGCCGCCGACGCGGTCGGCGCGGAACGGCCGGAGTTGACCGTCACCACCGAATCCAGCCGCAAACCGGCCAACGAGGCGCTGATCGACGCCAGCCGCACCGCCCGGATGGTGGTGCTGGGCGGCAATGAGGTGACGCCGGCGTCGGCGCTGCTGATCGGGTCGACGACGCTGTCGGTGGCCACCCACGCGCACTGCCCGGTGGTGGCCTGGCGCGGGGAGAACGCCGCACCCACCGACGCGCCGGTGGTGGTGGGCACCGACGGCAGCGATCCGGCCGCGGCCGCCCTGGACGCCGGGTTCGAGTTCGCGGACCGGTTCGGGCGGCAACTGCGGGCGGTCCGGTCGTGGCCCAACCGGCTGCCGCCGGGGGCGCCCAGCATCCCGTTCCTCGTCGACTGGGCCGCCCTGGAGGCCGCGCAGCTGACCCAGCTGACCGAGGAGGTGGACCGGCACAATCAACGCCATCCCGATGTGAACGTGCAGTGCTTCCTGGAGCCCGAGGGACCCGCACAGGCCGTCCTCGAACATGCCGCCGACGCCCAGCTGATCGTGGTGGGCACCCGCGGCCGAAACGCGTTGGCCGGCGCGCTGTTGGGGTCCACCAGTATGAATCTGCTCAACCACGCCAGGGTGCCGGTGATGGTGTGCCGGGGCGTCGACGAAGGCGCGTCCTGA
- the mgtE gene encoding magnesium transporter, whose amino-acid sequence MTDSRTSSIETEDREILRALDDLDLPALTAAAQRLSTAQIVAILERLDRKQQAVLYRVLPKGLALEVFENLDPSLQGDLVGGLKDDAVAALFAQLNPDDRVELLDELPASVARRLLQGLPLREREMTADILGYPQGSIGRRMSPEFVSVRPELTQQQALERVAAHLDDAETVYTLPVTDNQRVLVGVVSLRELLNAAPDATVAELMKPAHWVRATEAAELAARRCADLKLLALPVVDNETRLVGILTVDDALRILESAESEDQARIGGAEPLRRPYLTTPVSGLVRSRVVWLLVLAVGATLTVQVLEVFEATLSEVVTLALFVPLLIGTGGNTGNQAATTVTRALALGDVRPRDLFRVLLREFKVGLALGLILGALAFLVTSLVYDREIGTVIGLTFVSVCTMAATVGGAMPLLASAVRADPAVFSNPFISTFVDATGLLIYFAIARAVLGI is encoded by the coding sequence ATGACTGACAGCCGCACCTCATCGATCGAGACCGAGGACCGGGAGATCCTGCGGGCGCTCGATGACCTGGACCTGCCCGCATTGACCGCCGCCGCCCAGCGGCTGTCGACGGCACAGATCGTCGCCATCCTGGAGCGGCTGGACCGAAAACAGCAGGCGGTGCTGTACCGGGTGCTGCCCAAGGGGCTGGCGCTGGAGGTGTTCGAGAACCTCGATCCCAGCCTGCAGGGCGACCTGGTCGGCGGGCTGAAGGACGACGCGGTCGCCGCGCTGTTCGCGCAGCTGAACCCCGACGACCGGGTGGAGTTGCTCGACGAGCTGCCGGCCAGCGTGGCCCGCCGGCTGTTGCAGGGGCTCCCGCTGCGCGAACGGGAGATGACCGCCGACATCCTGGGCTATCCGCAGGGGTCGATCGGTCGGCGGATGAGCCCGGAGTTCGTGTCTGTCCGCCCGGAGCTGACCCAGCAGCAGGCGCTCGAACGGGTCGCCGCGCATCTCGACGACGCCGAGACCGTGTACACGCTGCCGGTCACCGACAACCAGCGGGTGCTGGTCGGCGTGGTGAGTCTGCGGGAGCTGCTGAACGCCGCGCCGGACGCCACCGTCGCCGAGTTGATGAAACCCGCGCACTGGGTGCGGGCGACCGAGGCCGCGGAGCTCGCCGCCCGCCGGTGTGCCGACCTGAAGCTACTGGCGCTTCCGGTCGTCGACAACGAGACCCGCCTGGTCGGCATCCTCACCGTCGACGACGCGCTGCGCATCCTGGAGAGCGCCGAATCCGAGGACCAGGCCCGTATCGGTGGCGCCGAACCGCTGCGCCGGCCGTACCTGACCACCCCGGTCAGTGGCCTGGTGCGGTCCCGGGTGGTGTGGCTGCTGGTGCTGGCGGTCGGTGCGACGCTGACCGTCCAGGTGCTGGAGGTGTTCGAGGCCACCCTCAGCGAGGTGGTGACGCTGGCGCTGTTCGTTCCGCTGTTGATCGGCACGGGCGGCAACACCGGCAATCAGGCGGCGACCACGGTGACCCGCGCGCTGGCCCTCGGCGACGTCCGGCCTCGCGATCTGTTCAGGGTGCTGCTGCGGGAGTTCAAGGTGGGTCTGGCGCTCGGCCTGATTCTCGGTGCGCTGGCGTTTCTGGTGACCAGCCTGGTGTACGACCGCGAGATCGGGACCGTGATCGGGTTGACCTTCGTCAGCGTGTGCACCATGGCCGCGACCGTGGGCGGGGCGATGCCGCTGCTGGCCAGTGCGGTGCGGGCGGACCCGGCGGTGTTCTCCAATCCGTTCATCTCGACGTTCGTGGACGCGACCGGACTGCTGATCTACTTCGCGATCGCGAGGGCGGTGCTGGGCATCTGA
- a CDS encoding RNA-binding protein has protein sequence MSSVVVDAVEHLVRGIVDNPDDVRVDMVTSRRGRTVEVHVHPDDLGKVIGRGGRTATALRTLVAGIGGRGIRVDVVDTDQ, from the coding sequence GTGAGCTCAGTCGTCGTCGACGCCGTCGAGCACCTGGTCCGCGGCATCGTGGACAACCCCGACGATGTGCGGGTCGACATGGTCACCAGCAGGCGGGGCCGCACCGTCGAGGTGCATGTGCACCCCGATGATCTCGGCAAGGTGATCGGACGCGGCGGGCGCACCGCCACCGCGCTGCGCACCCTGGTGGCCGGGATCGGCGGGCGGGGCATCCGCGTCGACGTGGTGGACACCGACCAATAG
- a CDS encoding nuclear transport factor 2 family protein, translating to MLSLAEISDRLEIQQLLVDYSTAIDRRRFDDLDRVFTEDAYIDYRAMGGIDGHYPQVKAWLKEVLPNFPAYAHLVGNFDISLDGDRASSRTLCLNPMALTGDGDERQLLFCGLWYDDEFRRTPEGWRITRRVETKCFDKVL from the coding sequence GTGTTGAGCCTTGCCGAGATCTCGGACCGACTGGAAATCCAACAGCTGCTCGTCGACTACTCGACGGCGATCGATCGACGCCGCTTCGACGATCTCGACCGGGTGTTCACCGAGGACGCCTATATCGACTACCGCGCGATGGGCGGCATCGACGGGCACTATCCGCAGGTCAAGGCGTGGCTCAAAGAGGTGCTGCCGAATTTCCCCGCTTACGCCCATCTGGTCGGCAACTTCGACATCTCCCTTGACGGGGACCGAGCGTCGTCCCGCACGCTGTGTCTGAACCCCATGGCGCTCACCGGCGACGGTGATGAACGGCAACTGCTGTTCTGCGGCCTGTGGTACGACGACGAGTTCCGTCGTACCCCCGAGGGCTGGCGGATCACCCGCCGGGTGGAGACCAAGTGCTTCGACAAGGTTCTGTAG
- a CDS encoding D-alanyl-D-alanine carboxypeptidase family protein, with protein MGRFAGAFALLLIAVLSVVAPGAPVTDPVAWADPEIRPVGSVPAPTGPAQAWIVADLDTGEVLAGRNENTRYAPASTIKTLLAQVVLDEVPLDATIVATDEDTEVICNCAGVAPGHTYTTRQLLEGLLLASGNDAANTLARMLGGEQAAVAKMNALAGRLGAHGTTVASTSGLDVPGVPFWSTPHDLAVIFRAALNHPVFAEITAMPSAVFPARRGEMVLVNQNELLQRYPGALGGKTGYTDIARKTYVGAAQRDGRRLVVALMYGLVADGGPTYWDQATALLDWGFSQDTGTAIGVL; from the coding sequence ATGGGCAGATTCGCCGGCGCGTTCGCGCTGCTGCTGATCGCGGTGCTGAGCGTCGTCGCGCCGGGCGCCCCGGTGACCGACCCGGTTGCCTGGGCCGACCCGGAGATCCGCCCGGTGGGTTCGGTGCCGGCCCCGACGGGTCCGGCTCAGGCCTGGATCGTCGCCGACCTGGACACCGGCGAGGTGCTCGCCGGACGCAACGAGAACACCCGCTACGCACCGGCCAGCACCATCAAGACCCTGCTCGCGCAGGTGGTGCTCGACGAGGTGCCGTTGGACGCCACGATCGTCGCCACCGACGAGGACACCGAGGTCATCTGCAACTGCGCCGGGGTAGCGCCGGGACACACCTACACCACCCGGCAGTTGCTGGAGGGGTTGTTGCTGGCGTCGGGCAACGACGCGGCCAACACCCTGGCCCGCATGCTCGGCGGGGAGCAGGCGGCGGTCGCGAAGATGAACGCGCTGGCGGGCCGGCTCGGTGCGCACGGCACCACCGTCGCCTCGACGTCGGGCCTGGACGTTCCGGGGGTGCCGTTCTGGTCCACGCCGCACGATCTGGCGGTGATCTTCCGGGCGGCGCTGAACCATCCGGTGTTCGCCGAGATCACCGCGATGCCCTCGGCGGTGTTCCCCGCCCGGCGCGGGGAGATGGTGCTGGTCAATCAGAACGAGCTGCTGCAGCGCTATCCGGGCGCACTGGGCGGTAAGACCGGCTACACCGACATCGCCCGCAAAACCTATGTCGGCGCCGCGCAGCGGGACGGTCGGCGGCTGGTGGTCGCGCTGATGTACGGGTTGGTCGCCGACGGCGGCCCGACCTACTGGGATCAGGCGACGGCGCTGCTGGACTGGGGCTTCAGCCAGGACACCGGCACCGCCATCGGCGTGCTCTGA
- a CDS encoding ribonuclease HII → MPPTWPPRTVIRKAAGLRTLESALYRNGLGPVAGVDEVGRGACAGPLVVAACVLGPNRLSSLYALDDSKRLNAAERERLFPLIRRYALAYHVVYIPAREVDRRGVHAANIEGMRRAVAGLSVRPGYVLSDGFRVPGLPVPSLPVMGGDAAAACIAAASVLAKVSRDRLMVELDSRYPGYGFADHKGYSTPAHTAALAELGPSDQHRYSFINVRRLVTVDSPDGPVRVPAELVEREPEPQHGLG, encoded by the coding sequence GTGCCGCCGACCTGGCCACCTCGAACAGTGATCCGGAAGGCAGCCGGCCTGCGCACCTTGGAGTCGGCGTTGTACCGCAACGGTCTGGGACCGGTCGCCGGGGTCGATGAAGTGGGCCGCGGTGCCTGCGCCGGACCGCTGGTGGTCGCCGCGTGCGTGCTCGGACCCAACCGGCTGAGCAGCCTGTACGCGCTCGACGATTCCAAGCGGCTCAACGCCGCCGAGCGGGAGCGGTTGTTCCCGCTGATCCGCCGCTACGCGCTGGCCTACCACGTGGTGTACATCCCGGCGCGGGAAGTCGACCGGCGCGGCGTGCACGCCGCGAACATCGAGGGGATGCGGCGGGCGGTCGCCGGGTTGTCGGTGCGGCCCGGCTACGTGCTGTCCGACGGGTTCCGGGTGCCGGGCCTGCCGGTGCCGTCGCTGCCGGTGATGGGCGGTGACGCGGCGGCAGCGTGCATCGCGGCGGCAAGTGTGCTGGCCAAGGTGAGCCGGGACCGGTTGATGGTCGAACTGGACAGCAGGTATCCCGGCTACGGCTTCGCCGACCACAAGGGCTACAGCACCCCGGCGCACACCGCGGCGCTGGCCGAGCTCGGCCCCTCCGATCAGCACCGGTACTCCTTCATCAACGTGCGCCGGCTGGTGACCGTCGACAGCCCGGACGGGCCCGTCAGAGTGCCCGCTGAGCTGGTCGAACGGGAGCCGGAGCCACAGCACGGACTGGGGTGA
- the rimM gene encoding ribosome maturation factor RimM (Essential for efficient processing of 16S rRNA): MDLVVGRVVKAHGITGEVVVEVRTDDPDSRFAPGVRLRGRPGRGDGPEREFVVESSRPHSGRLLVRLAGIEDRTAAEALRGILFVIDSADLPPIEDPDEFYDHQLEGLRVRTVDGREVGTVSEVLHTAAGELLAVRAGEREVLVPFVREIVPTVSLKERTIEIDPPDGLLELG, from the coding sequence ATGGACCTGGTAGTCGGGCGGGTCGTCAAGGCACACGGCATCACCGGCGAGGTCGTCGTGGAGGTCCGTACCGACGACCCCGACAGCCGGTTCGCGCCCGGCGTCAGGCTGCGCGGCAGACCCGGCCGGGGCGACGGTCCGGAACGGGAGTTCGTCGTCGAGTCGTCCCGGCCACACAGCGGCCGTCTCCTGGTCCGGTTGGCCGGCATCGAGGACCGCACCGCGGCCGAGGCGCTGCGCGGCATCCTGTTCGTCATCGACTCGGCTGACCTGCCCCCGATCGAGGATCCCGACGAGTTCTACGACCATCAGCTCGAGGGTCTGCGGGTACGCACCGTCGACGGCCGAGAGGTGGGCACGGTGTCCGAGGTGCTGCACACCGCCGCCGGGGAGCTGCTCGCGGTCCGCGCCGGTGAGCGCGAGGTGCTGGTGCCGTTCGTCCGGGAGATCGTGCCGACGGTGTCGTTGAAGGAGCGGACCATCGAGATCGATCCGCCCGACGGTCTGCTGGAACTGGGCTGA
- the rplS gene encoding 50S ribosomal protein L19: MNTLDFVDQASLRDDIPDFGAGDTVNVHVKVIEGTKERIQVFKGVVLRRQGGGVRETFTVRKESYGVGVERTFPVHSPNVAKIEVVTRGDVRRAKLYYLRDLRGKKAKIKEKR, from the coding sequence ATGAACACGCTCGACTTCGTCGATCAGGCGTCGCTGCGCGACGACATCCCGGACTTCGGCGCCGGCGACACGGTCAACGTGCACGTCAAGGTCATCGAGGGCACCAAGGAACGCATCCAGGTGTTCAAGGGTGTGGTCCTCCGCCGGCAGGGCGGCGGAGTCCGCGAGACCTTCACCGTGCGCAAGGAGAGCTACGGCGTCGGCGTCGAGCGCACCTTCCCGGTGCACTCGCCCAACGTCGCCAAGATCGAGGTCGTCACCCGCGGTGACGTCCGTCGCGCCAAGCTGTACTACCTGCGCGATCTGCGTGGCAAGAAGGCCAAGATCAAGGAGAAGCGCTGA
- the trmD gene encoding tRNA (guanosine(37)-N1)-methyltransferase TrmD, translating to MRIDVITIFPRYLDPLRESLPGKAIEAGIVDLRVHDLRRWTHDVHRSVDDTPYGGGPGMVMTAPVWGEALDEICTEQTLLVVPTPAGRLFTQNVAQRWAGESHLVFACGRYEGIDQRVIDDAARRMRVEEVSIGDYVLAGGEAAALVMIEAVVRLLPGVMGNPASHQEDSHSGRYRGLLEGPSYTRPPSWRGLDVPEVLLSGNHAKIAAWRREQALKRTRERRPDLLDSEGDPPGEQA from the coding sequence GTGCGGATCGACGTCATCACGATCTTCCCCCGGTATCTGGATCCGCTGCGGGAGTCGTTGCCGGGCAAGGCGATCGAGGCCGGGATCGTTGACCTTCGGGTGCACGATCTGCGCCGCTGGACCCACGATGTGCACCGCTCCGTCGATGACACCCCGTACGGCGGCGGGCCGGGCATGGTGATGACCGCGCCGGTGTGGGGGGAGGCGCTCGACGAGATCTGCACCGAGCAGACCCTGCTGGTGGTGCCCACGCCCGCGGGCCGGCTGTTCACCCAGAACGTCGCCCAGCGCTGGGCCGGCGAATCCCATCTGGTGTTCGCGTGCGGCCGCTACGAGGGCATCGACCAACGGGTGATCGACGATGCGGCACGGCGGATGCGGGTCGAGGAGGTCTCGATCGGTGACTACGTGCTGGCCGGTGGCGAGGCGGCGGCGCTGGTGATGATCGAGGCGGTGGTCCGGCTGCTGCCCGGCGTGATGGGCAATCCCGCATCGCATCAAGAGGATTCGCACTCCGGCCGGTACCGGGGGCTGCTGGAGGGGCCCAGCTACACCCGGCCACCGAGTTGGCGGGGCCTGGACGTGCCCGAGGTGCTGCTGTCCGGGAACCACGCCAAGATCGCCGCCTGGCGGCGTGAGCAGGCGCTGAAACGCACCCGCGAACGCCGCCCCGACCTGCTGGACTCCGAGGGCGACCCGCCCGGCGAGCAGGCATGA
- a CDS encoding DUF2469 domain-containing protein gives MSAEDLEKYETEMELSLYREYKDIVGQFSYVVETERRFYLANGVELVPHNSGGEVYFELRLTDAWVWDMYRPARFVKQVRVITFKDVNIEEVEKPELRLPE, from the coding sequence ATGAGTGCCGAAGATCTCGAGAAGTACGAAACCGAGATGGAGCTCTCGCTGTACCGCGAGTACAAGGACATCGTGGGGCAGTTCAGCTACGTCGTGGAGACGGAGCGGCGGTTCTATCTGGCCAACGGCGTCGAACTGGTGCCCCACAACTCCGGCGGCGAGGTGTACTTCGAACTACGGCTCACCGACGCCTGGGTCTGGGACATGTACCGGCCCGCCCGGTTCGTCAAACAGGTGCGGGTGATCACCTTCAAGGACGTCAACATCGAAGAGGTGGAGAAACCCGAGCTGCGGTTGCCGGAATGA
- the rpsP gene encoding 30S ribosomal protein S16: protein MAVKIKLTRLGKIRNPQYRIAVADARTRRDGRAIEIIGRYHPKEEPSLIEVNSERVQYWLSVGAQPTEPVLALLKLTGDWQKFKGLPGAEGSLKVKEPKPSKLELFNQALAEAEGAPSTEAAQPKKKKASAKKADDKAGDKAEAKAEKKADEKAEKKADEKAEKKAGEKAEKKAGEKAGEKAEAAAEGSDAAKES from the coding sequence ATGGCTGTCAAGATCAAGCTCACGCGGCTCGGCAAGATCCGCAATCCTCAGTACCGCATTGCCGTTGCCGACGCGCGGACCCGTCGCGACGGCCGCGCGATCGAGATCATCGGCCGTTACCACCCCAAGGAAGAGCCCAGCCTCATCGAGGTGAACTCGGAGCGGGTGCAGTACTGGCTCAGCGTCGGCGCCCAACCCACCGAACCGGTCCTGGCGCTGCTGAAGCTCACCGGTGACTGGCAGAAGTTCAAGGGCCTGCCGGGCGCGGAGGGCTCGCTGAAGGTCAAGGAGCCCAAGCCCAGCAAGCTGGAGCTGTTCAACCAGGCCCTGGCCGAGGCCGAGGGTGCGCCGAGCACCGAGGCGGCCCAGCCCAAGAAGAAGAAGGCGTCGGCGAAGAAGGCCGACGACAAGGCCGGCGACAAGGCTGAAGCGAAGGCCGAGAAGAAGGCCGACGAGAAGGCTGAGAAGAAGGCCGACGAGAAGGCTGAGAAGAAGGCCGGCGAGAAGGCTGAGAAGAAGGCCGGCGAGAAGGCCGGCGAGAAGGCCGAGGCTGCGGCCGAAGGGTCCGACGCCGCCAAGGAAAGCTGA